The Chitinophaga sp. H8 genome contains a region encoding:
- a CDS encoding FecR family protein — protein sequence MLNHRYIQYLLQKQLQEELTAEEEQLLDSWYNSLDDMPETDLSVATRQEMKQQSWEQLVKGHVAGTPNSWRKRWFNWSMGVAAAGLLFLGGTYWVKKAATPATQEQTPKWVVLECPPGKRLKMTMPDGSTIWLNSGSRLEYDSNFTDRRHFKLFNGEVFFDVAKDAAHPFTVQTSKLSIKVLGTAFNVAAYEQLALEKITVASGSVQVQDAASCNVVLHPDEQIVYNRNDQQFLTQNVTAGQTDSWRNGDIYLTNVSLEELAIKLEHVYGYTFVFSNDLLKHCINSLHFNEKEPIQKVLDLLKLINKIQYEIHGKEIHLLGRGC from the coding sequence ATGCTCAACCACCGCTATATACAATACTTACTGCAAAAACAACTACAGGAAGAACTTACTGCTGAAGAAGAACAGTTGCTGGACAGCTGGTATAATAGCCTGGATGACATGCCGGAAACAGATTTATCGGTTGCTACCCGTCAGGAAATGAAACAACAATCGTGGGAGCAGTTGGTAAAAGGACACGTGGCAGGAACACCCAATAGCTGGCGTAAGCGCTGGTTTAACTGGTCGATGGGAGTGGCAGCAGCGGGATTACTGTTCCTGGGTGGAACGTATTGGGTAAAAAAAGCGGCAACGCCTGCTACGCAGGAACAAACACCCAAATGGGTGGTGCTGGAATGTCCGCCAGGTAAACGCCTTAAAATGACGATGCCGGATGGATCTACCATATGGCTGAACAGCGGCTCCAGACTGGAGTATGACAGCAATTTTACAGACCGCCGTCACTTTAAGTTGTTTAATGGGGAAGTGTTTTTTGATGTGGCCAAAGATGCGGCACATCCCTTCACCGTACAAACTTCAAAGCTTTCTATCAAAGTATTGGGTACTGCTTTTAATGTGGCAGCCTATGAACAGCTGGCCCTGGAGAAAATAACAGTGGCCAGTGGTAGTGTACAGGTGCAGGATGCTGCCAGTTGTAATGTAGTGCTCCATCCGGATGAACAGATTGTATACAACAGGAATGATCAGCAATTTTTAACACAGAATGTAACTGCAGGACAAACGGATAGCTGGCGCAACGGAGATATCTATCTTACGAATGTCAGTCTGGAAGAACTGGCTATTAAACTGGAACATGTATATGGATACACTTTTGTGTTTTCCAACGACTTACTCAAGCATTGTATCAACAGCCTGCATTTTAACGAAAAGGAACCCATTCAGAAAGTACTGGACCTTTTAAAACTGATTAATAAAATTCAATATGAGATCCACGGCAAAGAGATTCATCTGCTGGGCCGGGGATGCTGA
- a CDS encoding GyrI-like domain-containing protein: protein MTRINRQVPRLVVRDEQPYLSIPIKVSLREWGKATALVGELIEWMEENNIPWAGPPFFRYWAIGNQDQPFDIEVGIPVETALPGNGRIIAGVIPAGTYATLIHTGNPDGLDQSLDILQIWGATQGLSWNNRKTGFTEIWGARFEFYLTDPAVQPNVEQWSVELAYQIREERD, encoded by the coding sequence ATGACCAGGATCAACCGTCAGGTACCCCGATTGGTTGTTCGCGATGAACAACCCTATTTGTCCATACCCATCAAAGTATCACTCCGGGAATGGGGAAAAGCTACTGCATTAGTAGGAGAACTTATTGAATGGATGGAAGAAAATAATATTCCCTGGGCGGGACCTCCCTTCTTCCGTTATTGGGCAATAGGTAACCAGGATCAACCTTTCGATATCGAAGTGGGAATACCCGTTGAAACAGCACTGCCTGGAAATGGTCGTATCATTGCTGGCGTAATACCTGCAGGAACTTATGCTACCCTGATTCATACCGGTAATCCCGATGGTCTGGATCAATCTCTTGATATCCTGCAAATATGGGGCGCTACGCAAGGACTTAGCTGGAACAATCGTAAAACAGGCTTCACAGAGATCTGGGGCGCACGATTTGAATTCTATCTCACAGATCCTGCGGTACAACCTAATGTAGAACAGTGGTCTGTAGAATTAGCATATCAGATCAGAGAGGAGAGAGATTGA
- the cas6 gene encoding CRISPR-associated endoribonuclease Cas6 has product MRIYLQLSRNTQLIPFNYHQYLAGAIHKWLGKNGEHGQISLYSFSWIQNTKSTAKGIHLSPASYFFFSAHDELLLKKLLRGIRTDPEWAFGSRVTEVQILPDKTFSNRERFTTASPVFIKRKGENNKEKHFTYEDQQCDLLLTETLKHKLQVAGISTEGVKIYFDRTYTKAKAKLSRYRSIHHKVSVCPVIIEGSPQQISLAWNSGIGNSTGIGYGALS; this is encoded by the coding sequence ATGAGAATCTACCTGCAATTATCCCGGAACACTCAGCTCATTCCATTTAATTATCATCAGTACCTGGCCGGGGCAATACATAAGTGGCTGGGAAAAAACGGAGAACATGGACAAATATCTCTTTACTCATTCTCCTGGATACAAAACACCAAAAGCACTGCAAAAGGTATTCACCTATCCCCGGCCTCTTATTTCTTTTTCAGTGCACATGATGAGTTGCTCCTCAAAAAGCTTTTGCGTGGCATCCGTACTGATCCGGAATGGGCATTTGGCAGCCGGGTAACGGAGGTGCAGATATTGCCTGACAAAACGTTTTCCAATAGAGAACGGTTTACCACCGCCAGCCCGGTGTTTATTAAAAGAAAAGGGGAAAACAATAAAGAAAAACATTTTACCTATGAAGATCAGCAATGTGACCTCTTATTAACAGAAACACTGAAGCATAAATTGCAGGTAGCAGGTATTTCAACAGAAGGCGTGAAGATCTACTTCGACAGAACCTATACTAAAGCAAAGGCTAAACTCTCCCGGTATCGCAGTATTCATCACAAAGTGAGCGTTTGCCCTGTGATTATCGAAGGTTCCCCGCAACAAATTTCATTAGCCTGGAACAGTGGCATCGGCAACTCTACCGGCATCGGCTATGGTGCATTATCATAA
- the tkt gene encoding transketolase — MNTKNQSIADWGINTVRVLAADAVQKANSGHPGMPMGAAPMGHVLWAESMQYSPANPEWPNRDRFVLSAGHGCMLQYSYLYLTGYDISMEDIKQFRQLHSKTAGHPEYGLLAGIEITTGPLGQGFANGVGMAIAQQHLAARYNKPGFELFNYRIYAICSDGDMMEGVSSEAASLAGHLQLGNIIYLYDDNNISIEGDTGITFTEDVALRFEAYGWHVQTVDDGNDVAAISAAVKAAVAETGKPSLIKVRTQIAYGSPNKVNTAGAHGAPLGEEEVKLVKKNLGFDPDQYFVVPEEVLQFYREVGKKGSKKEEEWNKLYQAYTQAFPELAAEYELFSSGKLPEGWTDKLPVFTTADGKIATRKASGKVLNAIAGSLPALIGGSADLSPSTDTYLENYPAFSAQHREGRNFHFGVREHAMGSILNGMAITKGIIPYGATFLIFSEYMRPPVRLAAIMKIRPVFIYTHDSIGLGEDGTTHQPVEQLISLRSIPNITLIRPADANETAQAWRVALEHTDGPVVLVLTRQGLPVIDQDKYAKASGLERGAYILSDSSQEPQVILIGTGSEVQLLLKAQEVLKKEGVPARVVSMPSWELFDKQGDDYQQQVFPKHIRKRLAVEAGSPLGWHKYVTDEGAVLGITRFGESAPGEEVMAEFGFTVDNIVMMAKGL, encoded by the coding sequence ATGAATACTAAAAATCAATCTATCGCAGATTGGGGGATCAATACCGTGCGGGTATTGGCGGCAGATGCCGTGCAGAAAGCCAATTCAGGACATCCGGGAATGCCTATGGGGGCTGCTCCTATGGGGCATGTGCTATGGGCAGAAAGTATGCAGTACAGCCCTGCTAATCCGGAATGGCCTAACCGCGACCGGTTTGTGTTGTCGGCAGGTCATGGGTGTATGCTGCAATATAGTTACCTCTACCTCACCGGATATGATATCAGTATGGAGGATATTAAACAATTCAGGCAGCTGCACAGTAAAACGGCGGGGCATCCGGAATATGGATTGCTCGCAGGGATAGAGATCACTACAGGGCCATTGGGACAAGGCTTTGCTAATGGGGTAGGAATGGCTATTGCGCAACAGCACCTGGCAGCCCGCTATAATAAGCCCGGCTTTGAGCTGTTCAATTACAGAATTTACGCTATTTGCAGTGATGGGGACATGATGGAAGGGGTAAGTTCGGAAGCGGCATCACTGGCAGGACATCTGCAATTGGGAAATATTATTTATCTCTATGATGATAACAACATTTCTATCGAAGGTGATACCGGTATCACTTTCACCGAAGATGTAGCATTGCGTTTTGAAGCTTATGGCTGGCATGTACAAACTGTAGATGATGGTAATGATGTGGCAGCAATCTCGGCAGCAGTAAAGGCGGCGGTAGCAGAAACGGGAAAGCCTTCTTTGATAAAAGTCCGTACCCAGATTGCCTATGGAAGTCCTAATAAGGTCAATACTGCCGGGGCACATGGTGCGCCGCTGGGAGAGGAGGAAGTGAAGCTGGTAAAGAAGAATCTTGGCTTTGATCCTGACCAGTATTTTGTAGTGCCGGAGGAGGTGCTGCAATTTTACCGGGAGGTGGGTAAGAAAGGCAGCAAAAAGGAGGAAGAATGGAACAAATTGTATCAGGCATACACTCAGGCATTTCCGGAGCTGGCTGCGGAATATGAATTATTCAGCAGTGGAAAATTGCCGGAAGGATGGACAGATAAATTGCCGGTGTTCACCACGGCGGATGGGAAGATAGCCACACGTAAAGCATCCGGAAAGGTGCTAAATGCCATTGCTGGTAGCCTGCCTGCACTCATCGGCGGATCTGCCGACTTATCACCTTCTACCGATACTTACCTGGAAAATTATCCTGCTTTCAGTGCGCAGCATCGGGAGGGTCGTAATTTTCATTTTGGGGTAAGGGAGCATGCCATGGGATCCATCTTAAATGGGATGGCTATCACTAAAGGGATCATCCCTTATGGGGCCACTTTTCTGATCTTTTCAGAATATATGCGCCCACCGGTAAGACTGGCAGCTATCATGAAGATAAGACCGGTTTTTATTTATACGCATGATAGCATCGGACTGGGGGAGGATGGTACCACGCACCAGCCGGTGGAACAATTGATTTCGTTAAGATCCATTCCCAATATTACTTTGATCCGTCCGGCAGATGCCAATGAAACCGCACAGGCCTGGCGGGTGGCGCTGGAGCATACCGATGGCCCTGTGGTATTGGTGTTAACCCGCCAGGGGCTGCCTGTGATAGACCAGGATAAATACGCAAAGGCATCGGGCCTGGAAAGAGGGGCCTACATATTGTCGGACAGCAGCCAGGAACCACAGGTGATTTTAATAGGCACTGGCAGTGAAGTACAGCTCCTGTTGAAAGCGCAGGAAGTACTCAAAAAGGAGGGAGTGCCTGCCCGGGTGGTGAGCATGCCTTCCTGGGAACTCTTTGATAAGCAGGGGGATGATTATCAGCAGCAGGTATTCCCCAAACACATCCGGAAGCGCCTGGCTGTAGAGGCCGGATCACCTCTGGGCTGGCACAAATATGTAACAGATGAGGGGGCGGTATTGGGCATTACCCGGTTTGGGGAGTCGGCACCAGGGGAGGAGGTGATGGCCGAATTTGGATTTACTGTAGATAATATCGTTATGATGGCCAAGGGGTTATAA
- a CDS encoding RNA polymerase sigma-70 factor, with translation MNMLSDRELVELAHRDPLAGYKQIYDKYWNLLFNIAFKRLQDTAEAQDMVQEVFVTIWDQLNSLEPKDSLLPYLQVILKNRILNHYAKNEVKLRYIVQAQWQTAFAHNNISQQITLKELQMIIDQAIASLPPRMQEIFLLSREEHMMPAQIAEQLSLSVQTVKNQLHRATEKLRQHLSMHVEPAVLLMILPIIAAQ, from the coding sequence ATGAATATGTTGTCTGACAGGGAACTGGTGGAACTGGCGCATAGGGATCCTTTAGCAGGTTATAAACAGATCTACGATAAGTATTGGAACTTGTTATTTAACATCGCCTTTAAGCGTTTACAGGATACTGCCGAAGCCCAGGATATGGTGCAGGAGGTGTTTGTTACCATTTGGGATCAGCTAAACAGCCTGGAGCCGAAAGACTCTTTATTGCCCTACCTGCAGGTGATCTTAAAAAACCGCATCCTTAATCACTACGCTAAAAATGAAGTAAAACTGCGCTATATCGTGCAGGCGCAGTGGCAAACTGCTTTTGCGCACAACAATATCTCCCAGCAAATTACCCTCAAGGAATTGCAGATGATCATTGATCAGGCTATTGCAAGCCTGCCCCCACGTATGCAGGAGATCTTCCTCCTGAGCAGGGAAGAGCATATGATGCCTGCACAAATAGCGGAACAGCTTTCCCTTTCTGTTCAAACAGTTAAAAACCAGCTGCACCGGGCTACTGAAAAGTTGCGGCAACACCTGAGCATGCACGTAGAACCCGCTGTGCTGCTGATGATCCTCCCTATTATTGCTGCCCAATAA
- the cas3 gene encoding CRISPR-associated helicase Cas3', which translates to MEAYKHLWAKGEDAGSTPLCQHLYEVKVVACKIAAHLGMDTRLAAIGAILHDIGKASPLFQKRLRKSYRPQATDRSFRHEIASLFFLSLVPERDWEVIVQMIVAHHKSPYQDAGNKGILDLHINNPDNFEFHALDFETWSHDALAILQHFGWDVPQTITLEQAKRSYLYAVEYCKPPIQDASIWKGVLLAADHMASGIDQITPALVASLFSTPDLSFYKRENVLYPLSQISADNTRPHTLVTAPTGAGKTDFLMRRCKGRVFYTLPFQASINAMFHRFKADLKNTAADIRLLHAASAITIKGNTITEKILQRHVGAAIKVLTPHQLAAMVFGTKGYEAIMTDIMGCDVILDEIHTYAEVSQAIVLKIIEILQFLKCRIHIGTATMPTVLYNTILQLLGPQNVYQVRLPDNILQTFNRHIIHKAAAISDAIPTIEDAIAKKQKILLVFNQVERAQEQFQHLSEKYPDTPIMLIHSRFKRKRRSELEKLLKSGFNEKKGACIVIATQVVEVSLDISSDVMVTECAPLDAMIQRFGRINRKRTLANIGQLNHIYILEPPASENEALPYRLATLIKSYDILPDDAILEELELQAKLDEVYPDIQPLNIDMNTVFKNGKWCIKRLTHHPKSALFELLDIDSVTCILQSDKEAYECASGIERMEMEIPVSYKSIAYYQLDQIKAGSRPFIIPDHAYSNEIGFIKKQVRTALYDVTVRML; encoded by the coding sequence ATGGAAGCATATAAACACTTGTGGGCAAAAGGAGAGGATGCAGGAAGTACTCCCCTTTGCCAGCATCTCTATGAAGTTAAAGTAGTGGCTTGCAAAATAGCTGCACATTTAGGTATGGATACCCGATTAGCTGCTATCGGCGCAATACTGCATGACATTGGCAAAGCAAGCCCCCTCTTTCAAAAGCGATTGAGGAAAAGTTATCGCCCCCAGGCTACCGACAGATCATTCCGTCATGAAATTGCCTCGCTCTTTTTTCTTTCTCTGGTACCTGAACGCGACTGGGAAGTAATTGTGCAAATGATCGTAGCACATCATAAATCTCCCTATCAGGATGCAGGCAATAAGGGCATTCTGGACCTTCATATCAACAATCCGGACAACTTTGAATTTCATGCCTTGGATTTTGAAACATGGAGCCATGATGCACTGGCAATACTACAACATTTTGGATGGGATGTACCACAAACCATTACGCTGGAACAAGCAAAAAGAAGTTATTTATATGCAGTGGAGTATTGCAAACCTCCCATACAGGATGCATCCATCTGGAAGGGCGTATTACTGGCCGCAGATCACATGGCATCCGGTATAGATCAAATCACCCCTGCGTTGGTGGCATCCTTATTTAGTACCCCCGATTTATCTTTTTACAAACGGGAAAACGTATTATATCCCCTCTCTCAAATATCTGCTGATAATACCAGGCCCCATACATTAGTAACAGCACCCACGGGAGCCGGGAAAACCGACTTTCTGATGAGACGTTGTAAAGGACGGGTATTTTACACCCTTCCCTTCCAGGCATCAATCAACGCTATGTTTCATCGTTTTAAAGCGGACCTGAAGAATACTGCTGCAGATATCCGCCTGCTACATGCGGCTTCGGCTATTACCATTAAGGGTAATACCATCACGGAAAAAATATTGCAGCGGCACGTGGGTGCAGCAATTAAGGTCCTTACCCCTCATCAACTGGCAGCGATGGTTTTTGGGACCAAAGGATACGAAGCCATTATGACAGATATTATGGGATGTGATGTAATACTGGATGAAATACATACTTATGCAGAAGTATCACAAGCCATTGTACTGAAAATAATAGAGATCCTGCAATTTCTTAAATGCAGGATACACATAGGCACCGCTACCATGCCCACCGTATTGTATAATACCATTCTTCAATTGCTGGGTCCTCAAAATGTATATCAGGTAAGGTTGCCGGATAATATCCTTCAAACATTTAACCGGCACATCATACATAAAGCTGCTGCTATATCTGATGCCATTCCCACAATAGAAGACGCCATAGCCAAAAAACAAAAAATCCTATTGGTATTTAACCAGGTGGAACGTGCGCAGGAACAGTTCCAGCACCTGTCAGAAAAATATCCGGATACTCCCATCATGCTTATCCACAGCAGGTTTAAAAGGAAACGAAGGAGTGAGTTGGAAAAGTTACTTAAAAGCGGGTTTAATGAAAAGAAAGGAGCCTGTATTGTAATTGCTACCCAGGTAGTTGAGGTCAGTCTTGACATCAGCTCTGATGTAATGGTTACGGAGTGTGCTCCTTTAGATGCTATGATCCAGCGTTTTGGCAGGATCAACAGAAAGCGTACCCTGGCTAATATCGGGCAGTTAAACCATATCTATATACTTGAGCCACCTGCCAGTGAAAATGAAGCCCTGCCTTATCGGTTAGCAACACTCATAAAAAGCTATGATATCTTACCGGATGATGCCATACTGGAAGAACTGGAGCTACAAGCTAAGCTGGACGAAGTATATCCGGATATCCAGCCTTTAAATATTGACATGAATACCGTCTTCAAAAATGGGAAATGGTGTATTAAACGCTTAACTCATCATCCTAAATCCGCTTTATTTGAATTGCTGGATATTGATAGTGTTACCTGTATTTTACAAAGCGATAAAGAAGCTTATGAATGCGCCTCAGGTATTGAGCGGATGGAAATGGAAATCCCTGTAAGCTACAAAAGCATTGCCTACTATCAATTAGATCAGATTAAAGCAGGAAGCCGGCCCTTTATCATTCCGGATCATGCATATTCAAACGAAATCGGCTTTATAAAGAAGCAGGTCAGGACAGCACTATATGATGTAACAGTACGTATGCTCTAA
- a CDS encoding TonB-dependent receptor: MMWNFSSSTNSSPLTYAAGEVPQARKSTKLNSFAFMLLALLCLQVTAAQAQNYLSKQVTIAFSYETVSSCLKKLQTKSGINISYNENEVKKYSINTLSFKDASVTGILDILFKNTTLTYQTMPDGIAVFSQAAEKKEQDPDKTITGIVTSEKEKQPIPGASVLVKGTSRGTSTDADGRFKVKVPADKQILVFSAIGMTTTEVTITGTEMDVKMTDDAKTLSGVVVVGYGTVKKKDLTGSVASIKPEEMNKLNASNFDVALVGRATGVQVVKSTGAPGAVASIRVRGGTSAQGTNEPLYVIDGIPIELGNGYGNDAYVSSLRNNVSPLASINPEDIESIDILKDASSAAIYGSRAANGVVIITTKRGRGGPKPNITFGFNSSFDNFTKKYNVLNADQYHEVVKLAYANQKPGGTPPVSYILDPYNGANTDWAKEATRTSVSNNVYLNVNGGTNDGNTLYSFSGSVTGQEGVIKFTDFKRHNLRASVETSLFDKLRVGTNINYSAIKNNGSGNGQYYTLIKYRPDVPIFDEKGNYGASPDSVTSNPYARMRQISTINTEVLLASIFGEVELLKGLRFRSTVSFNINKATNVEYTPSTDVFEIKNMRTGSRRDNVNNATSRIFDNTLTYLNSFGKHNLNLVGGVSYSTLKSDFLSIESTGFQDDNVLNHLGGAKSIQKYNSGGTISGLQSYFLRTNYNYAGKYYATFTGRVDESSKFGPNYRWGLFPSGALAWRIAEEDFLKQYPAIEDLKLRASYGKTGSANFEDFQYKTVFKSGSFYNNTNGVFASSIPNPDIRWESTYQLDVAVDFAFFKNKLRGTIGYYDKTTRDQILNRQIIFETGGRTQNYNVGDFSNKGWELQIGSDVITGRQVSWLTDLNITKYKSKVLKLHDGQYLNLREGQPIGYFEGYKTAGIFKDQKEIDDLNAKSPNGFYQSKDTRPGDFKFVDVNGDGFIGDDDYIVLGKAEPDFFGGWNNIIRYKNLELTAFFNFSVGNYLYNSGRKDLLFYNGDNNNYATDILNAWTPENSNATLPRIVKGDPNRNSRESDFFIEDASFFRLKNIQVSYVFKHSLLNKVFINSLRAYVGCTNVFTITGYKGLDPEVNTAAASTFNQGYDSNIYPQTRTITLGVNVNF, from the coding sequence ATGATGTGGAATTTTAGTTCATCAACCAATTCATCTCCGCTTACTTATGCCGCAGGAGAAGTGCCGCAGGCACGCAAAAGCACCAAACTAAACAGTTTTGCTTTTATGCTGCTTGCACTGCTGTGTTTACAGGTAACTGCTGCACAGGCACAGAATTACCTGAGCAAACAGGTCACCATTGCTTTCAGCTATGAAACAGTATCTTCCTGTTTGAAAAAGCTGCAGACGAAAAGCGGGATCAACATTTCCTACAACGAAAATGAGGTGAAAAAGTACTCCATTAATACACTGAGTTTTAAGGATGCTTCTGTTACCGGAATCCTGGACATTTTATTTAAAAATACGACACTGACCTATCAGACCATGCCGGATGGTATTGCGGTCTTTTCTCAGGCTGCTGAGAAAAAAGAGCAAGACCCGGATAAAACAATTACCGGTATAGTAACCAGCGAAAAGGAAAAACAACCTATTCCGGGTGCTTCTGTATTGGTAAAGGGTACTTCCCGTGGTACCAGCACAGATGCGGATGGCCGCTTTAAAGTGAAAGTACCTGCTGATAAGCAGATACTGGTATTTTCTGCTATTGGGATGACTACCACAGAAGTGACCATCACCGGAACAGAGATGGATGTTAAGATGACGGATGATGCTAAAACATTATCTGGTGTGGTAGTAGTGGGGTATGGTACCGTAAAGAAAAAAGATCTGACAGGCTCTGTAGCATCTATCAAGCCGGAAGAAATGAATAAGCTGAATGCTTCCAATTTTGATGTGGCATTGGTAGGCCGTGCCACTGGGGTACAAGTAGTAAAATCCACGGGAGCACCTGGTGCGGTAGCCTCTATCAGGGTTAGAGGGGGGACTTCTGCTCAAGGTACCAATGAACCATTATATGTAATTGATGGAATTCCTATTGAGCTGGGGAATGGTTATGGTAATGACGCTTATGTGAGTAGTCTGAGGAATAATGTTTCTCCGCTGGCGAGCATTAATCCGGAAGATATTGAGAGCATTGATATCTTAAAGGATGCCTCTTCCGCGGCTATCTATGGATCGCGCGCAGCAAACGGGGTAGTGATTATCACCACCAAGCGTGGCAGGGGGGGACCTAAACCTAATATAACATTTGGGTTTAATTCTTCCTTTGATAATTTTACTAAAAAGTATAACGTACTAAATGCGGACCAGTACCACGAAGTGGTGAAACTGGCATATGCCAATCAGAAACCTGGAGGTACCCCACCCGTTAGTTACATCCTTGATCCTTATAATGGGGCGAATACGGATTGGGCAAAGGAAGCTACCCGTACCAGTGTTTCCAATAATGTATATTTAAATGTAAATGGCGGTACCAATGATGGTAATACCTTGTATTCCTTTTCAGGTAGCGTAACAGGGCAGGAAGGGGTGATTAAGTTTACAGATTTTAAACGCCATAATCTGCGTGCGAGCGTGGAAACCTCTTTGTTTGATAAACTCCGTGTGGGTACAAATATTAATTATAGTGCGATCAAAAATAATGGAAGTGGCAATGGCCAGTATTATACGTTGATCAAATATCGTCCGGATGTTCCCATCTTTGATGAGAAAGGAAATTATGGGGCAAGCCCGGATAGCGTAACCTCTAATCCATATGCACGCATGCGCCAGATTTCTACCATTAATACGGAGGTACTGCTGGCCTCTATTTTTGGTGAAGTAGAATTGCTGAAAGGACTACGTTTCCGCTCTACCGTTTCATTCAATATCAACAAAGCAACCAATGTAGAATATACTCCCAGCACTGATGTGTTTGAGATTAAGAACATGCGCACGGGTAGCAGAAGAGACAACGTAAATAATGCAACCTCCCGTATTTTTGACAACACCCTGACCTACCTGAATAGTTTTGGGAAACATAACCTAAACCTGGTTGGAGGTGTTTCTTACAGCACATTGAAGAGTGATTTTCTGAGCATCGAATCTACTGGCTTTCAGGATGATAATGTATTAAATCACCTGGGAGGAGCTAAATCCATCCAGAAATACAATAGTGGTGGAACGATTAGTGGGCTGCAATCCTATTTCCTGAGAACCAATTATAACTACGCCGGGAAATATTATGCCACATTCACTGGCCGTGTAGATGAATCCTCCAAATTCGGACCTAACTACCGTTGGGGGCTGTTCCCATCCGGTGCATTGGCATGGCGTATTGCGGAAGAAGACTTCCTGAAACAATATCCTGCTATTGAGGATCTGAAATTACGGGCATCCTATGGTAAAACCGGGTCTGCCAATTTTGAGGATTTCCAATATAAGACAGTATTCAAGAGTGGAAGTTTCTACAATAATACCAATGGTGTTTTTGCCAGCTCCATCCCTAATCCGGATATCCGTTGGGAATCTACCTACCAGTTGGATGTAGCCGTTGATTTTGCCTTCTTTAAAAATAAATTAAGAGGTACAATCGGGTACTATGATAAAACTACCCGGGACCAGATCCTGAACAGACAGATTATTTTTGAAACAGGCGGAAGAACTCAGAATTATAATGTAGGCGATTTTTCTAACAAAGGATGGGAATTGCAGATAGGTAGTGATGTGATAACCGGCCGCCAGGTTTCCTGGCTTACTGATCTGAATATTACCAAATATAAAAGTAAGGTATTGAAGCTGCATGATGGCCAATATCTGAACTTAAGAGAAGGGCAGCCTATCGGTTATTTTGAAGGGTATAAAACAGCTGGTATTTTTAAAGATCAGAAGGAAATTGATGACCTGAATGCAAAATCTCCAAACGGTTTTTACCAGTCGAAGGACACCAGACCTGGTGATTTTAAATTTGTAGATGTAAATGGAGATGGGTTTATCGGAGATGATGATTATATAGTGCTGGGTAAAGCAGAACCTGATTTTTTTGGAGGCTGGAATAACATTATCCGGTATAAAAACCTCGAGCTGACCGCTTTCTTCAATTTCAGCGTGGGCAACTACTTATACAACAGTGGCAGGAAAGATCTGTTGTTCTACAACGGGGATAACAATAACTATGCTACCGATATCCTGAATGCCTGGACGCCTGAAAATTCCAATGCTACCCTGCCAAGAATAGTAAAAGGAGATCCTAACAGGAATAGCCGGGAATCCGATTTCTTTATTGAAGATGCTTCTTTCTTCCGCTTGAAGAATATCCAGGTAAGCTACGTTTTCAAGCATAGTTTATTGAATAAGGTATTCATCAATAGTCTGAGAGCATACGTGGGATGCACTAATGTATTTACCATCACTGGTTACAAAGGATTGGATCCGGAAGTAAATACTGCAGCGGCCAGTACCTTTAATCAGGGATATGATAGTAATATTTATCCACAAACCAGGACAATTACATTGGGTGTAAATGTTAACTTTTAA